In Macadamia integrifolia cultivar HAES 741 chromosome 12, SCU_Mint_v3, whole genome shotgun sequence, the following are encoded in one genomic region:
- the LOC122058361 gene encoding acyl carrier protein 1, chloroplastic-like — protein MASIAGMSISAPSRSLSFNQSQPTKLISGLKSVSFSTQRKSFSSPGLRSLRFRVSCAAKPETIEKVCEIVKKQLALSDDSAVTAESKFSELGADSLDTVEIVMGLEEAFGISVEEENAQSITNVQDAADMIEKLVENKSA, from the exons ATGGCTTCTATTGCAGGAATGTCGATCTCTGCTCCTTCTCGGTCGCTTTCTTTCAACCAGAGCCAG CCGACAAAATTGATTTCTGGCCTGAAATCAGTTTCTTTTTCCACTCAGAGAAAAAGCTTTTCATCACCTGGGTTGAGATCACTTCGCTTCCGGGTTTCCTGTGCT GCCAAACCAGAGACTATTGAGAAGGTGTGTGAAATAGTGAAGAAGCAGTTGGCATTATCTGACGACTCTGCAGTCACTGCTGAATCAAAATTTTCTGAACTTGGAGCTGATTCTCTTGATACG GTTGAAATTGTAATGGGGCTTGAGGAGGCATTTGGGATCAGTGTGGAGGAAGAGAACGCCCAAAGTATCACTAATGTTCAAGATGCTGCAGATATGATTGAGAAGCTGGTTGAGAACAAAAGTGCTTGA